The proteins below come from a single Eucalyptus grandis isolate ANBG69807.140 chromosome 3, ASM1654582v1, whole genome shotgun sequence genomic window:
- the LOC104436544 gene encoding NAC domain-containing protein 75 — MNNSSSSNLGSISSSDLIDAKLEEHQICGSKQCPGCGHKLDGKPDWLGLPAGVKFDPTDQELIEHLEAKVEAKDMKSHPLIDEFIPTIEGEDGICYTHPEKLPGVTRDGLSRHFFHRPSKAYTTGTRKRRKIQTECDLQGGETRWHKTGKTRPVMVNGKQKGCKKILVLYTNFGKNRKPEKTNWVMHQYHLGQHEEEKEGELVVSKIFYQTQPRQCNWSERTIPATSTSAHAAEGSGDPNNSSRRGGGSGGSGSSSTSKEVISRTDEISGSAVITAVTAAISSYGTATTDIQQLKSEHFGFIPFRKGFDEVGIGEASTGREAPTSGTCEDIRDHHQYQRLHHPVAPHDHQLHHQHHVHHPIATAAFHISRPSHPISAIIAPPAPLHQTAASINILDEDSFHVSRMMLQNEFQQQQQQQQHQQHQQQEQHHKMGGRSASGLEELIMGCTSSSTDIKEESSITNPQEPEWLMKYSPFWPDPDNPDHHG, encoded by the exons atgaatAACAGTAGTAGCAGTAACTTGGGTTCAATCAGCAGCTCTGATCTTATCGATGCAAAGCTCGAAGAGCATCAGATTTGCGGATCCAAACAGTGCCCCGGTTGCGGACACAAGCTTGATGGGAAGCCG GATTGGTTAGGTCTACCAGCAGGAGTCAAATTTGACCCGACAGACCAAGAACTGATAGAACACCTCGAGGCCAAAGTGGAAGCCAAAGACATGAAATCTCACCCTCTCATCGACGAGTTCATTCCTACCATCGAAGGCGAGGATGGGATTTGTTACACCCATCCTGAGAAACTTCCAG GAGTGACAAGAGATGGGTTGAGCAGGCACTTCTTCCACAGGCCGTCCAAGGCTTACACAACCGGGACACGGAAGCGGCGGAAGATCCAAACCGAGTGTGACCTCCAAGGCGGCGAGACACGGTGGCACAAGACTGGCAAGACCAGGCCGGTCATGGTGAACGGCAAGCAAAAGGGTTGCAAGAAGATACTGGTCCTCTACACCAACTTTGGCAAGAACCGGAAACCCGAGAAGACAAATTGGGTTATGCACCAATACCATCTGGGTCAgcatgaggaagagaaggaagggGAGCTCGTGGTATCCAAGATATTTTACCAGACGCAGCCGAGGCAGTGCAACTGGTCTGAGAGGACCATTCCCGCCACTAGCACTTCCGCTCATGCCGCCGAAGGAAGCGGCGATCCCAACAATAGTAGCAGAAGAGGCGGCGGTAGTGGTGGGAGTGGAAGCTCTTCTACTTCAAAGGAGGTGATTTCTCGGACAGATGAGATCTCCGGAAGCGCAGTTATCACTGCAGTTACCGCTGCAATTTCAAGTTACGGCACTGCCACCACCGACATTCAACAGTTGAAATCGGAACATTTTGGGTTCATCCCATTTAGAAAAGGCTTCGATGAg GTGGGAATTGGGGAAGCTTCAACCGGAAGGGAAGCCCCGACGTCCGGCACCTGTGAGGACATCAGAGATCATCATCAGTACCAGAGGTTGCATCATCCTGTGGCTCCCCATGATCATCAGCTCCATCATCAGCACCATGTCCACCACCCGATCGCCACTGCAGCATTCCACATCAGCCGGCCCTCGCACCCGATCTCTGCCATCATTGCCCCGCCTGCTCCTCTCCACCAGACGGCGGCCTCCATCAACATCCTTGATGAGGACTCATTCCATGTCTCGAGGATGATGCTCCAGAATGAATTCCAG caacagcagcagcaacagcaacatCAGCAACATCAGCAACAAGAACAACATCATAAAATGGGAGGGAGGTCAGCCTCTGGTCTGGAGGAGCTCATAATGGGATGCACTTCGTCGTCGACAGATATTAAAGAA GAGTCATCAATCACGAACCCACAAGAACCTGAGTGGCTGATGAAGTACTCCCCCTTCTGGCCTGACCCTGACAATCCGGATCATCATGGGTAG
- the LOC104436545 gene encoding phosphatidylglycerophosphate phosphatase PTPMT1: protein MAKIDEPDGAAEGGGSGGPRHRPAGRRAAGFDGKRVLVGAGARVLFYPTLLYNVVRNKLQPEFRWWDEVDEFLLLGAVPFRKDVRRLKRLGVDGVITLNEPYETLVPSSLYRDYKIDHLVIPTRDYLYSPSLADIDRAVDFIYRNASCGQKTYVHCKAGRGRSTTVVLCYLVKHKHMTPSAALEFVRSKRPRVLLTSSQWKAVQDYSKRGPATAVCCSPGDAVTTTDANIEGGCGISDGHFGRQYADAATERIGSPEKMKLSCLCASLRVCGGCGPVVRKTLVPEARAG from the exons ATGGCGAAGATTGACGAACCGGACGGCGCCGCCGAGGGCGGCGGGAGCGGCGGCCCCCGCCACCGCCCCGccgggcggcgggcggcgggctTCGACGGGAAGCGCGTTCTGGTGGGCGCGGGCGCGAGGGTCTTGTTCTACCCGACGCTCCTGTACAACGTGGTGCGGAACAAGCTCCAGCCCGAGTTCCGGTGGTGGGATGAAGTCGACGAG TTTCTTTTGTTAGGCGCAGTTCCATTCCGCAAGGATGTTCGGCGGTTGAAGCGGCTTGGTGTTGACGGTGTCATCACTCTCAATGAACCTTACGAAACCTTGGTCCCGTCGTCACTTTATCGT GATtataaaattgatcacttggTGATACCTACAAGAGACTATCTTTATTCTCCTTCTCTTGCTGATATTGACCGGGCAGTGGACTTTATTTATA GAAACGCATCCTGTGGCCAAAAAACTTATGTCCACTGCAAAGCTGGGAGAGGAAGGAGCACAACAGTTGTGCTTTGCTATTTG GTGAAGCATAAGCACATGACTCCTAGTGCTGCCCTGGAATTTGTGCGTTCTAAAAGGCCAAGAGTGCTGCTAACTTCCTCTCAGTGGAAG GCAGTTCAAGATTACAGCAAGCGAGGGCCAGCCACTGCAGTCTGCTGTTCCCCTGGAGATGCAGTTACCACTACAGATGCCAATATAGAAGGGGGTTGTGGGATTTCTGATGGTCATTTTGGCAGGCAGTACGCGGATGCTGCTACAGAAAGAATTGGTAGCCCTGAGAAAATGAAGCTGTCATGCCTTTGTGCTTCCTTGAGGGTTTGTGGTGGCTGTGGTCCAGTCGTCAGGAAGACACTGGTCCCTGAGGCGCGTGCTGGCTAA
- the LOC104436547 gene encoding acid phosphatase 1, producing MDLPAPSMAPRRFLSPLLLLLLLVSLASASSSQPLIRLYSKPPFAGDRKVLKDDGLYCESWRLAVETNNAGSWDQVPPRCEQLVAAYMSSDRYASDSAIVANYSSEFARAVEIAGDGSDAWVFDIDETLLSNLPYYEAHGFGSEVFDENSFDGWVDLAEAPALPSSFSLYKELQQLGFTIFLLTGRSEHQRNVTETNLLYAGYSDWKRLILRNATDQGKPATVYKSEKRSELESQGYTIHGSSGDQWSDLLGFAIAKRSFKLPNPMYYIS from the exons ATGGACCTTCCGGCTCCGTCCATGGCGCCCCGCCGATTCCTTTccccccttctcctcctcctcctcctcgtcagCCTCGCGTCCGCCTCCTCGTCGCAGCCGCTCATCCGCCTCTACTCGAAGCCGCCGTTCGCCGGCGACCGGAAGGTCCTCAAGGACGACGGCCTCTACTGCGAGAGCTGGCGGCTCGCCGTCGAGACGAACAACGCCGGGAGCTGGGACCAGGTCCCGCCGCGGTGCGAGCAGCTCGTCGCCGCCTACATGAGCAGCGACCGCTACGCGTCGGACTCGGCGATCGTCGCGAACTACTCGTCGGAGTTCGCCCGGGCCGTGGAGATCGCCGGCGACGGGAGCGACGCCTGGGTGTTCGACATCGACGAGACGCTGCTCTCCAATCTGCCTTACTACGAGGCCCACGGGTTCGG ATCGGAGGTCTTTGATGAGAACTCTTTTGATGGTTGGGTGGATTTGGCGGAGGCCCCTGCTTTACCCTCGAGCTTCAGTTTGTACAAGGAGCTTCAACAGCTGGGTTTCACGATCTTTCTGCTGACCGGGCGCAGTGAACATCAAAGAAACGTTACGGAAACAAATCTTCTATATGCTGGGTACAGTGACTGGAAAAGGCTTATCTTGAg GAATGCTACCGATCAAGGTAAACCTGCAACTGTCTATAAATCAGAGAAGAGGTCTGAATTGGAAAGCCAGGGTTATACAATTCATGGGAGCTCTGGAGACCAATGGAGTGATTTGCTAGGCTTTGCTATTGCAAAACGGTCTTTCAAGCTCCCGAACCCTATGTACTACATTTCTTGA
- the LOC104436546 gene encoding leucine-rich repeat extensin-like protein 4 — MENWLLAFLLLAVPIEAAYVGGGVSVGMGGGNAGVGSGGGGGGGGGGGGGGGAGSVWIGGGGINSPGPSSSRLSDAYTALQAWKSAVTDDPNKIMETWVGSDVCSYKGVFCSDSQDGMGRFVAGIDLNRANVQGTLVEELSLLTDMTLLHLNSNRFSGSVPDTLRDLSSLQELDLSNNQFSGPFPAVALEIPNLIYLDLRFNSFSGPIPEDLFNSKLDAILVNNNNFEGELPRSLGNSQASVINLANNKFSGSIPASFGLMASKLKEILFLNNQLSGCVPEGIGLFAEMKVFDVSYNTLMGHLPDTLSCLSQVEVLNLGHNRLSGELPNPICSLKSLMNLTVAYNFLSGLSQECTKLFFRSVGFDFSVNCIPNKDMQRPQPECSSIPGGGLSCLRVPSPRPLVCGGGAVPSGTASDLAFESP; from the coding sequence ATGGAGAACTGGCTTTTGGCTTTTCTACTTCTGGCAGTGCCGATTGAAGCAGCATACGTCGGCGGTGGAGTCAGTGTCGGTATGGGCGGCGGTAATGCTGGTGTTGGAAGTgggggaggaggcggaggcggaggcggaggcggaggtggaggcggagcaGGCAGTGTATGGATTGGTGGAGGAGGGATCAACTCCCCAGGTCCATCAAGTTCAAGGCTGAGCGATGCATACACAGCTCTACAGGCATGGAAATCAGCGGTCACTGATGATCCAAACAAGATTATGGAGACTTGGGTTGGCTCTGATGTGTGCTCGTACAAGGGGGTGTTCTGCTCAGATTCTCAAGACGGAATGGGTCGTTTTGTTGCAGGCATAGATCTCAACAGGGCAAATGTGCAGGGAACTCTTGTCGAAGAGCTGTCTTTGCTCACTGACATGACCCTCCTCCACCTCAACAGCAACAGATTCTCAGGCTCGGTCCCTGACACTCTCAGAGATCTATCCTCTCTACAGGAGCTAGACCTCAGTAATAATCAGTTCTCGGGCCCTTTTCCTGCAGTTGCTCTTGAAATACCAAATCTCATTTACTTAGACCTCAGATTTAACAGCTTCTCCGGCCCAATACCAGAAGACCTTTTCAACAGTAAACTTGATGCAATACTTgtcaacaacaacaactttgAAGGCGAGCTTCCTCGGAGCCTAGGCAACTCTCAAGCTTCAGTGATCAACTTGGCCAATAACAAGTTCAGCGGAAGCATCCCGGCTAGTTTCGGTCTGATGGCCTCCAAACTCAAGGAGATCCTTTTTCTGAACAACCAGTTATCAGGATGCGTTCCTGAGGGAATCGGGTTGTTCGCTGAGATGAAAGTCTTCGATGTGAGCTACAACACATTGATGGGTCATTTGCCCGATACGCTCTCTTGCTTGAGCCAGGTTGAAGTCCTGAACTTGGGGCACAACCGGCTGTCAGGGGAATTACCCAACCCGATCTGTTCGCTCAAAAGCCTCATGAACTTGACAGTGGCCTACAATTTCCTGTCTGGGTTAAGCCAGGAATGCACGAAGCTGTTCTTTAGGAGCGTGGGCTTCGATTTCTCAGTCAACTGTATTCCTAATAAGGATATGCAGAGGCCTCAACCAGAGTGTTCTTCCATACCAGGAGGAGGGCTGAGTTGTCTAAGAGTACCTTCGCCCCGACCCCTTGTTTGTGGCGGGGGGGCTGTTCCCTCTGGGACAGCTTCAGATCTGGCCTTCGAGTCACCATGA